Proteins co-encoded in one Desulfitobacterium hafniense DCB-2 genomic window:
- the nadE gene encoding NAD(+) synthase, whose product MWSAEELEIRINRAVEWLRERVQEARAQGLVIGVSGGVDSAVVAGLCKRAFPHNSIGVILPAGSNPMDREDAWLATEALSLKAVEIDLTQAHQGILASVKKALTAQEYTFEEQLSQGNLKARLRMSTLYTVANSLNYLVVGTDNAPEAYTGYFTKYGDGGVDILPIASLTKAEVRAWAAQLGLPEKIVNRVPTAGLWEGQTDEQEMGITYDLIDRYLLGEGVPEERQEKIEKMHQQSEHKRQLPPALELPKLPKL is encoded by the coding sequence ATGTGGAGTGCTGAGGAATTAGAAATACGAATTAACCGGGCTGTAGAATGGCTCCGGGAGCGTGTCCAAGAAGCTCGTGCCCAAGGGCTGGTGATCGGTGTCTCAGGCGGGGTAGATTCCGCAGTGGTGGCGGGGTTATGTAAACGGGCTTTTCCCCACAATTCCATCGGAGTCATACTACCGGCGGGGTCCAATCCTATGGACAGAGAAGATGCATGGCTTGCGACAGAGGCATTATCTCTCAAGGCCGTTGAAATCGATTTGACTCAAGCTCACCAGGGCATCCTGGCTTCGGTCAAGAAGGCTCTCACCGCTCAAGAATATACCTTCGAGGAGCAATTAAGCCAAGGAAACCTTAAGGCACGCCTGCGTATGTCCACCTTATACACCGTAGCTAACTCCCTTAATTATCTTGTGGTGGGGACAGACAATGCTCCTGAGGCCTATACAGGTTATTTTACTAAATATGGGGATGGGGGAGTGGATATTCTCCCGATTGCCTCTCTGACCAAGGCTGAAGTACGAGCCTGGGCCGCCCAGCTAGGGCTTCCGGAAAAAATAGTGAATCGGGTTCCCACAGCTGGATTGTGGGAAGGGCAAACTGATGAACAGGAAATGGGCATTACCTACGACCTGATCGATCGCTATCTTCTTGGAGAAGGGGTACCTGAAGAGAGGCAAGAGAAGATTGAAAAAATGCATCAGCAGAGTGAGCATAAAAGACAGCTCCCCCCAGCCTTGGAACTGCCTAAGCTGCCCAAATTATAG